In one window of Helianthus annuus cultivar XRQ/B chromosome 17, HanXRQr2.0-SUNRISE, whole genome shotgun sequence DNA:
- the LOC110924636 gene encoding uncharacterized protein LOC110924636, whose product MLGLRQSIRNNLWVNIGDGVNTSVWFDKWEAMCPLGNFISPRTIANAGFDMNSCVADVCINGEWVWPEAWFTRFPGLIDLQVPELNANDNDRLVWCTNGGRKTEFTTSIAWEDLRHSNNEVQWASIVWFPQAIPRHSFLLWLLVLRKLKTHDVMSRWNPGNMNLNLLCCSLCSRGPDSHEHLFFECDEAKNIWYGVRGRAGMGAIQNSWNDIFEYLLSIANSKKAANVIAKLVVGATVYFVWEERNRRLFTPKRRTKEQLIEVVLSTVRMKLHTMRFRYSVHTERVLQEWSLPRGLLVADDDCG is encoded by the coding sequence ATGTTAGGGCTTCGACAGAGTATCCGAAATAATTTATGGGTGAACATTGGAGATGGGGTGAACACAAGTGTTTGGTTTGATAAATGGGAGGCTATGTGTCCGCTTGGTAATTTTATTTCTCCTAGAACCATTGCTAATGCGGGTTTTGATATGAACTCGTGTGTAGCTGATGTATGCATTAATGGTGAATGGGTGTGGCCGGAGGCTTGGTTTACTCGGTTTCCGGGTTTGATCGATTTGCAAGTTCCGGAATTAAACGCGAATGATAATGATAGGTTGGTTTGGTGTACAAATGGCGGTCGGAAAACTGAGTTTACTACGTCAATAGCGTGGGAGGATTTGAGGCATTCGAATAATGAGGTTCAATGGGCGAGTATAGTCTGGTTTCCTCAAGCTATACCTCGCCACTCTTTTCTCTTATGGCTGCTTGTTTTACGAAAATTGAAAACCCATGATGTCATGAGTCGATGGAACCCGGGTAATATGAATCTTAACCTGTTATGTTGCTCGTTGTGTTCAAGGGGTCCTGACTCGCATGAGCACTTGTTTTTTGAGTGTGATGAAGCCAAGAACATTTGGTATGGTGTTCGGGGAAGAGCTGGCATGGGCGCTATTCAGAATTCGTGGAATGATATCTTTGAGTATCTGTTGAGTATAGCTAACTCAAAAAAGGCTGCAAATGTCATTGCGAAGCTGGTTGTTGGTGCAACAGTCTATTTTGTTTGGGAGGAACGGAATAGAAGACTTTTCACACCGAAAAGGAGAACAAAAGAACAGCTTATAGAGGTCGTCTTGTCTACGGTCCGAATGAAGTTACACACTATGAGGTTTCGGTATTCTGTCCACACGGAGCGTGTTTTGCAGGAGTGGAGCTTACCCCGAGGGTTGCTAGTTGCGGATGACGATTGTGGCTGA